The DNA region GGCAGACGTAACGTGGTGGAGCCTaaactgtattattattattattaataataaaatatttatttataatgaaTAGCAGTGACCCAAGAACAGAGCCCTGGGGCACCccatttttaatggtttaaacACTGTTTAATTCAGTGTCATCAGAAATTATTGCTTAAGAGAattctgcattaaaaaaataaattaagcaATTTGTTATTCACAAAAGCTCTTTTTAGCTTTATAAACATAAGGACTCATTGTTTATGGAATATCGTTAGAATCTGTACTATTGAttgaacaaacaaagcaatgtGAAGACTTTTGACTACAGAAGTACATTAATTTTTACAGACAAAACTATGTTTTAACATCACAGGGACTTCCTTTGGATAATTAAAAGCTGAAAGGTCGAAATACTTACAGAGTCAAGAGTGAGTTCAGCGCTGAAATTTTTTTCATCAATGCCCTCTAGCAGAGCCTCCATATCTCTGTAAGGACCGTTCAGGATCAAAACTCGTTTACCTGCAGCAAGTTTGAGAACAGGTTTACTACCAGAACAATTAAACATTTCAAGAACGTTTTTTCTGTGATTTATAGAGCTGTGATTTATACCTGGGGCAGGTATAACTGTCTCTAAGTGATTCTGGTCCAgtttcagtttgtctccagaGTCGATCATTTTTACCACTGCGGTGTATTTGTCTCGTACCTCCTATGAATGAAAAGGATCCGCAGATGTAAGCACCACAGGCCTTTAAAGTTTACACACTGCAACCCAAATTTAAATCTAAAGAAAATACTTTACCATGATGACAGCCTTCTTTTTGTGGTATTTCTCCCCCAGTCTTTTGGTGATTACTTTTACTATAATATTGGGCTGCAGCCAGTAATCAGTTCTGAccggctgctgctgttgttgttttttcttctccatcTGTGCAAAAAGGAATCACATACCTGATCAATGAACCTGGCTGCAGTTAACCGAAGACAATGCAAACACAATAAGAATCACAACCTCTATGATCTCCTCCAAAgctgatttcttcttcttttcccctCCTCTGGAGTCTGAGCTGGAGTCTTTCCTTTTTACTGAGGTCGAAGACGAAGATGATGCTGCTTTAAGCGCACTAGCACCCAGAACCGAACTAAAGGAGGACAGGAGCACTCAGTTAGAGGCTGAAAGGCTGAAGTATTTTACATTAATGTATCTTACACAGAGACCTCTGTACCTTGATTTGGAGGGGCCGGCGACAGCAGAACAGGCACCCAAGTTGAAAGCAACTGCAAGACAGAAATAAGTAAgggtgagggggaaaaaacttaCTAGCAAATGTattaagaaaataagaaaaaacacaaacctttTTCTTCCTCACTCTCCCGTTTGAGCTCTGTGTAGACTGGAGTTTCCTGTAGAATAAAACCACCTTGATTATAAAGAGCTGAACCAGCAAATACAGTACGAGGCTTGGGTCTGCCCTGTTGGTACTCACATCGGTGCCCTTGCCTTCACGGCCTTTGCGGACCTGCTCCTCGATCATTCTGGCACTCCTCTCCTCGTCGTCAAGCTCCTGTTTCTTCTTTCTCGCCTGCTCCTCTTGGCGTCGGATGGTCTCTGGGTCGCGGTCAATGTACTGGATGTACCACCCTTTGGGGGTCTCATCAACTTTGCAAAAACCTGTTGACGATTTCAAACAAGGTTAAAGTACCATTATATTCCTTTGCATTAACTGCAAAAAGGTTACATCTAGATGACAGACCTGTCAATTTACCAGTCAGTGATTTTTAATGCCTCATCAATCTACATATACATAATGGACATCAAtttccaattcaattcaattgtgtatttatatagcaccaaatcacaacagcagttttctcaaggtgctttatattgtaaagaccctacaataatacaaagaaaagagtttttcaggtttttcactccttaaaaattgtaattttttattGCCCAAGCTGTGGAAGCAGGTGGTTTGATGAAAGGTAAAAATACAGACTCTAAGTGAAAACTACTCATTACTAATTTCACCTAGTTTTCACCACAGCTGAAtcttcttcctctccctttaagggttgccacagcagatcatctaccTCCATTTCttatccctagcatcctcctctgcatgtcttccttgattattttttttcctcttgcttGTCAGCTCCATCTCTAACATCCTTTGTCTAGTACATCCACTGCCCCTCCtgtgcacatgtccaaaccatcccagcattgcctctctaactttgcccccaaactgctcaacctgagctgttccTCTGATAAACTCAGTTATAATCCTGTCCCTCATGGTCACTCAGAATtaaaatcttaacatcttcaattctgccacctccagctctctGGCAGGCCTCACTCCATTTGGTAAACCTTCTCTTTCACTTGCTGTGTTCCTTCTATCACAAATCATCTTTGACACTCATCTGCagccactccaccctgcctacGATGTCTTTTTCACCTTACCTGTGCTCTGTCTGTAGCTGTGGATTTCAACTCATCTATCTTTGCTACTTCTGCAACTTCCTCTTGT from Pelmatolapia mariae isolate MD_Pm_ZW linkage group LG17, Pm_UMD_F_2, whole genome shotgun sequence includes:
- the kin gene encoding DNA/RNA-binding protein KIN17 — translated: MGKADFLSPKAISNRIKAKGLQKLRWYCQMCQKQCRDENGFKCHCMSESHQRQLLLASENPTKFMDYFSDEFKSDFLELLRRRFGTKRVHNNIVYNEYISHREHIHMNSTQWETLTDFTKWLGREGFCKVDETPKGWYIQYIDRDPETIRRQEEQARKKKQELDDEERSARMIEEQVRKGREGKGTDETPVYTELKRESEEEKVAFNLGACSAVAGPSKSSSVLGASALKAASSSSSTSVKRKDSSSDSRGGEKKKKSALEEIIEMEKKKQQQQQPVRTDYWLQPNIIVKVITKRLGEKYHKKKAVIMEVRDKYTAVVKMIDSGDKLKLDQNHLETVIPAPGKRVLILNGPYRDMEALLEGIDEKNFSAELTLDSGPQKGKRVDIAYEDFSKLA